The Bacillota bacterium genome includes a window with the following:
- the ispE gene encoding 4-(cytidine 5'-diphospho)-2-C-methyl-D-erythritol kinase codes for MNSVKTYAKINLTLDITGKLSNGYHSLSSVMQTVSLYDVVEISKNETQKNITVRSNAKYIPQDERNHAVMAAKAFFEYTGISGSININLIKKIPVGAGLAGGSGNAAGTLCLLNKIYDAGLSNDQLRAIGVKIGADVPFCVEGGTCLAEGVGEILTPLSPMPDCVLLLAKFGRGASTREMFAAYDQMKSPLHPPADKMIDALEKGDLNAVAKNLGNSLEAVTARFVPEVLEIKQMMLGGGAMGAVMSGSGTTVYGIYKSKSVAEETQRELRKRYRNIKLFICKPVNV; via the coding sequence ATGAACTCAGTTAAAACCTATGCTAAAATCAACCTCACACTAGATATTACGGGCAAACTTTCAAACGGATATCACTCGCTGTCTTCCGTAATGCAGACCGTTTCACTTTATGATGTTGTAGAAATATCAAAAAATGAAACGCAAAAAAATATTACCGTCAGGTCAAATGCTAAATATATCCCTCAAGATGAAAGAAATCATGCAGTTATGGCCGCAAAAGCTTTTTTTGAATATACAGGGATAAGCGGAAGTATCAATATAAATCTCATAAAAAAGATTCCGGTAGGCGCCGGACTGGCAGGAGGAAGCGGGAATGCTGCCGGAACGCTGTGTTTGTTGAATAAAATATATGACGCGGGCTTGTCGAATGATCAATTGCGAGCGATAGGAGTAAAAATCGGCGCAGATGTTCCGTTTTGCGTCGAGGGGGGGACATGCCTTGCAGAAGGGGTCGGAGAAATATTGACGCCACTATCCCCAATGCCGGATTGTGTTCTGCTTCTTGCAAAATTCGGCAGGGGGGCGAGTACGAGAGAAATGTTCGCAGCCTACGATCAAATGAAAAGCCCTCTGCATCCCCCTGCTGATAAAATGATAGATGCGCTTGAAAAGGGCGATCTGAATGCAGTTGCAAAAAATCTCGGAAACAGCCTTGAGGCTGTCACGGCACGCTTTGTTCCGGAAGTTTTGGAAATCAAACAAATGATGCTTGGCGGCGGTGCAATGGGAGCTGTAATGAGCGGCAGCGGAACGACGGTTTATGGGATATATAAGTCTAAAAGTGTTGCTGAAGAAACGCAGAGAGAGCTTCGAAAACGATATAGAAATATAAAATTGTTTATTTGTAAACCTGTAAATGTATAG
- a CDS encoding stage II sporulation protein R, which translates to MKKITLSLALCVLIVSAFSIYSVAQEGQDISDNFVRLHIRADSNDENAQKIKLQVRDYVLKKTKGLFVNVNSVDDAKKVISENLGVFEQTANEALKQAGVDYKAHAVFGKNFFPTREYNNFTLPAGKYDSLIINLGSGKGKNWWCVIYPTLCYSGSDVSIKDKDKVQGSLSDEEYGLITGSDGEKTVVKFKILEWFTDIKEYFSDQDK; encoded by the coding sequence ATGAAAAAAATAACGCTTTCGCTTGCGTTATGTGTTTTGATTGTATCAGCTTTTAGCATTTACTCGGTTGCACAAGAGGGGCAAGACATTTCCGATAATTTTGTACGTCTTCATATAAGGGCTGACAGCAACGACGAAAATGCGCAGAAAATAAAACTTCAAGTCAGGGACTATGTACTTAAAAAAACAAAGGGTCTGTTTGTAAATGTAAATTCCGTTGATGACGCAAAAAAAGTGATTTCAGAGAATCTTGGAGTATTTGAGCAGACAGCAAACGAAGCATTAAAACAAGCGGGTGTTGATTACAAGGCACACGCTGTATTCGGGAAAAATTTCTTCCCAACTAGAGAATATAACAATTTTACACTCCCAGCAGGTAAATATGATTCGCTTATTATAAATCTGGGAAGCGGAAAGGGAAAGAACTGGTGGTGCGTGATCTACCCGACTCTTTGCTACAGCGGTTCGGATGTTTCTATCAAAGACAAAGATAAAGTTCAAGGATCACTGTCTGATGAAGAGTATGGACTTATAACTGGATCTGACGGTGAAAAGACTGTCGTCAAATTCAAAATACTTGAATGGTTTACTGATATAAAAGAGTACTTTTCAGATCAAGATAAGTAA
- a CDS encoding CPBP family intramembrane metalloprotease, which yields MKKLYERNGVLHSLVWLAFYLVLNTITGNIAGFMNVYSEMISAVPNLFLAAICFIYLKRTGIAKEIGLLTKPNEKTAVMLYYIPLLIVPFLNLIYGINTSLSFKKVFAFFAMYVAVGFMEEIIFRGLMFRALNKKWNRYIVVIFISLTFAIGHIVSMVAVAQTGEDTVLQIINAFIVGFLFMTVILASGNLTLCIIAHILYNFLANISLVGYTHVEIIYITAVITALYFIYLVFASKNIKNYFAA from the coding sequence ATGAAAAAATTATACGAAAGAAATGGAGTTTTACACTCTCTTGTCTGGCTTGCCTTTTATCTTGTACTTAACACGATCACCGGAAATATCGCAGGCTTCATGAATGTTTATTCCGAAATGATCAGCGCTGTCCCGAACCTTTTTCTAGCTGCAATATGCTTCATTTATCTAAAAAGAACAGGTATTGCAAAAGAGATAGGGCTTTTAACTAAACCAAATGAAAAAACGGCGGTTATGCTATATTATATTCCTCTGCTAATAGTACCGTTTTTGAATTTGATTTACGGGATAAACACATCACTGTCTTTTAAAAAGGTTTTTGCATTTTTTGCAATGTATGTTGCAGTGGGATTTATGGAGGAGATCATCTTCCGCGGACTCATGTTTAGGGCGCTTAACAAGAAATGGAACCGCTACATAGTAGTTATATTCATAAGCTTAACATTTGCAATTGGACACATAGTGAGCATGGTGGCTGTCGCACAGACAGGCGAGGATACCGTTCTGCAGATAATAAACGCCTTTATAGTGGGCTTTTTATTTATGACAGTTATCCTTGCAAGCGGAAATCTGACACTCTGCATTATTGCCCATATCCTCTACAACTTCTTAGCGAATATTTCACTTGTCGGTTACACGCATGTTGAAATAATCTATATAACGGCAGTAATAACGGCTCTGTATTTTATATATCTTGTTTTTGCTTCGAAAAATATAAAAAATTATTTTGCAGCCTA